ATGCGTGCAGGACTTTTGGTTGTCACCTCACCGTAATGGTGCTCCTGATACTCCCCGGGGCGGGAGGCCAGGGGAGCGAAACACCAACACAACCCTCCCACCAAAACTGCCAAGAGCGTCCGCACCCAAGACAACTCTGAGGAACATTTAATTACAACAGCTCGGCTGATCTTTTTAATGCTCCCGAGGGCTTCACCCTACTGGTCGCCACCAACGGACCCACAGACCCCGGTGATTGTGAGCTGCCGTGGGGCCGCGGGACCGGCACAACAAATCGCGAATTTCCCAAAGACCACTCGGGCTCCAGTCTGCGGACTGGTCTGGAGACAGGATGGTCCAGAGGCCGCGGCAGCCCTTCAGGTGGGAGACAAGGcgccgggggggcgggggtgatgGCAACGAGgacgggagggaggagggagggagggaacctCTAGAGCCGGGAGCCGGCGCTGCTCGGGGCCGGGAAAGGGACCCGAACCATCGGCGGGACGCGCGAGGTCAGCTCCGCATAGAAGCCGCCCCCAGGCTCAGGCCCCTCCGCCCCGGGACTCACCGCAGGGGCGCGCCCGGCCCGAGCCCGCCAAGCCGGCCAAGCCCGCAGGGTAGCCCCGCCGGCGGCGGAAGTGGCGCTCTACGTCACgtccggccccgccccggccggcTCGCGGACGGTGGCCGACAGGCCGTGGCGCCGCTGGCGCTCAGGGCGATGCAGCTGCCACCCGCTCTGCACGCACGCCTGGCGGGGGCACCCGGGTCGGCCGAGCCTCTCCCCGTGGAGCGGAACCCCGCGGCCGGGACCGCGCCCTTCCGCTTCGCGCCGCGCCTGGTGCGCTTCCCACGGGAGCACGACTTCTTCGAGGTGCGTGAGCGGAGGCAGGAGAGAGCGGTTGTGGCTGGGGGCGGAGCCGGCGCCCTGGGGGCAGGGCTTGGATGGGGCGGGGGAAATGCTCGGGGCGGGGCCTGGGTGGGCCGGgcctgggtggggcgggggcagaCTCCCGGTGGGCGGGGCTGAGGCTCTGGGTGGGGCCGGGGTCCTAGGGGCGGGGCCCGGGGTGGGGCCGGGTCAGAACCCACGACGCTGTCTCCCGCAGGACGGGGACGTGCAGCGGCACCTCTACCTCCAGGATGTGCTCACGCAGGTGGGCGGGGCGCCCGAGAGGCCCAGGTGAGTGCTGTGGTCCAGCAAGGGGCCCTTCTTGCGCTCTCCTGGCCCCACCctctgcccgccccgccccgcccctggtGCCCGCCCCGCTCCTCTGCCTGTACCACCACCGAAGTCTGGCCTCACCCCCGCCTAGCTTGTCTGTAAAAATGTAATTGTTATGAAAGTAGGATCTGGGCTTGCAAGAGAAAATCCGAAGCTTTATCCGTCCACTTAAAGGGGAGTGTGGTGACGGGAGCCTGGCGTCCTGTCCGCCGTGGGATGGCATCCCCATCAGGCGTTCCTCTGGCAGGGTGCCTGAGTTCACCTGTCAGGTGGCCGGCTGCTGCCAGGCGTTCGGCGCCCTGGACGACTACGAGCACCACTACCACGCTCTGCACGGCAACGTCTGCTCCTTCTGTGAGCGGGCCTTCCCTTCTGGACGCCTGCTGGACGCCCACATCCTGGAGTGGCATGACTCGCT
This sequence is a window from Physeter macrocephalus isolate SW-GA chromosome 20, ASM283717v5, whole genome shotgun sequence. Protein-coding genes within it:
- the ZNF511 gene encoding zinc finger protein 511 isoform X2, with translation MQLPPALHARLAGAPGSAEPLPVERNPAAGTAPFRFAPRLVRFPREHDFFEDGDVQRHLYLQDVLTQVGGAPERPRVPEFTCQVAGCCQAFGALDDYEHHYHALHGNVCSFCERAFPSGRLLDAHILEWHDSLFQILAERQDMYQCLVEGCTEKFRTSRDRKEHLVMRHLYPVDFRFDKPRKSRGPAMPGAAEQVLAETLGDDGVPSEGDAMEVCSEHVEPPPEPAGERRAYSHRCLTRI
- the ZNF511 gene encoding zinc finger protein 511 isoform X1 produces the protein MQLPPALHARLAGAPGSAEPLPVERNPAAGTAPFRFAPRLVRFPREHDFFEDGDVQRHLYLQDVLTQVGGAPERPRVPEFTCQVAGCCQAFGALDDYEHHYHALHGNVCSFCERAFPSGRLLDAHILEWHDSLFQILAERQDMYQCLVEGCTEKFRTSRDRKEHLVMRHLYPVDFRFDKPRKSRGPAMPGAAEQVLAETLGDDGVPSEGDAMEVCSEHVEPPPEPAGERRAYSHRIPSTICFGQGASRGFKSTKKRNKHQ